From Gammaproteobacteria bacterium, one genomic window encodes:
- a CDS encoding hydantoinase B/oxoprolinase family protein has product MNNKRKCQFWIDRGGTFTDVVMRAPDGTLKTHKLLSENPEQYADAALQGIRDLLGVSSNVPIPATAIEAIKMGTTVATNALLERKGDRTLLVITQGFGDALRIGYQNRPRLFDRHIVLPEMLYEQVIEVTERVTASGDVLQALDRETVTGDLQAAYDNGIRSAAIAFMHGYRFPAHEQAVAAIAHEIGFTQVSVSHEVSPLVKLVSRGDTTVVDAYLSPILRRYVEGIANEIAGDIVDATRLMFMQSNGGLTDASLFQGKDSILSGPAGGVVGMVRSAVMAGFHKVIGFDMGGTSTDVSHYDGEYEREFETLVAGVRMRAPMMRIHTVAAGGGSVLHFDGARYRVGPDSAGANPGPACYRRGGPLAVTDCNVMLGKIQPKYFPRVFGPNADEMLDVEIVRDRFKVLADDISKASGQLTTAQEVAEGFLKIAVENMANAIKQISVQRGYDVTEYTLNCFGGAAGQHACLVADSLGMKRVFLHPFAGVLSAYGMGLADIRAMREQTVEIPLTPEALEPLGKTLDVLDAAARSEVVNQGVPDANIDVVRKIHLRYEGTDTLLIVNFAGLNAMIAEFEKAHMGRFGFNAPDRAHIVGTVSAEAIGLMERAEDNTIEAAPDNSAAEILDTVSLYSGGETHQAPVYDRDVLKSGQQVNGPAIIIESTATTLVEPGWQATTTSMGHLVLKRVIPLPSRVAIGTDHGVAGDRGADPILLEIFNNLFMSIAEQMGATLANTAYSVNIKERLDFSCAIFDRDGNLVANAPHMPVHLGSMGESIKTVIRERADTIKPGDVYALNAPYNGGTHLPDVTVISPVFDEAGSELLFFVASRGHHADIGGITPGSMPANSTTVEEEGILIDNFLLVEKGRLREQALIELLGSGKYPARNPHQNVADMSAQIAANEKGVQELRKMVDHFTLGTVNAYMRHVQDNAEESVRRVLGVLKNGAFRYELDQGHHIQVAIAIDEKNRKAVIDFTGTSDQLNSNFNAPSAVCIAAVLYVFRTLVDDDIPLNAGCLKPLKIIIPDGCMLNPRYPAAVVAGNVETSQSVTETLYGALGVMASAQGTMNNFTFGNDEHQYYETICGGSGAGPDFDGTDAIHTHMTNTRLTDPEILEWRHPVILESFSIRAGSGGQGTYRGGCGVVRRVRFLEAMTASILSDHRRVPPFGVNGGKPGQVGRNWVARVNGSIEELAGADSTEMKPGDVFVIETPGGGGFG; this is encoded by the coding sequence ATGAACAACAAGCGAAAATGCCAATTCTGGATCGATCGCGGCGGTACTTTCACGGACGTGGTGATGCGTGCGCCTGATGGGACCTTGAAAACCCACAAGTTGTTGTCGGAAAATCCTGAACAATATGCAGACGCCGCGCTGCAGGGTATCCGCGACCTGCTAGGCGTTTCCAGTAACGTCCCGATCCCTGCCACCGCCATCGAAGCGATAAAGATGGGTACCACCGTGGCCACCAACGCGCTGCTGGAGCGCAAGGGCGACCGCACGCTCCTGGTCATCACGCAAGGCTTCGGCGATGCACTTCGCATCGGCTACCAGAACCGCCCCCGCCTTTTCGACCGTCATATCGTATTACCGGAAATGCTCTACGAGCAGGTTATTGAAGTAACCGAAAGGGTTACCGCCAGTGGAGATGTACTGCAAGCCCTGGACCGGGAAACTGTAACAGGTGATCTGCAGGCTGCCTACGACAACGGTATTCGTTCGGCAGCCATTGCCTTTATGCATGGCTACCGTTTCCCGGCGCATGAGCAGGCAGTCGCCGCAATCGCCCATGAAATCGGCTTCACCCAGGTGTCCGTCTCGCATGAAGTCAGTCCGCTGGTAAAACTGGTGTCGCGTGGTGACACAACCGTGGTGGATGCCTACTTGTCGCCGATCCTGCGCCGTTACGTTGAAGGGATTGCCAACGAGATAGCAGGTGATATTGTGGATGCAACCCGGTTGATGTTCATGCAATCCAATGGTGGCCTGACCGACGCCAGCCTGTTCCAGGGCAAGGACAGCATTCTGTCCGGTCCCGCCGGAGGCGTTGTCGGCATGGTCCGTAGCGCTGTGATGGCAGGCTTTCACAAGGTAATCGGCTTTGACATGGGTGGTACCTCTACCGACGTGTCCCACTACGATGGCGAGTACGAGCGCGAATTTGAAACGCTGGTGGCGGGTGTTCGTATGCGCGCGCCGATGATGCGCATCCACACCGTCGCCGCCGGCGGTGGTTCTGTCCTGCATTTCGACGGTGCGCGCTATCGCGTCGGACCGGATTCTGCTGGTGCCAATCCCGGGCCGGCATGCTATCGCCGTGGTGGTCCCCTGGCGGTTACAGACTGCAACGTGATGCTGGGCAAAATCCAGCCGAAATATTTTCCCCGTGTCTTCGGGCCGAACGCCGATGAAATGCTGGATGTCGAGATCGTGCGCGACAGGTTCAAGGTGCTGGCCGATGATATTTCAAAAGCCAGCGGACAATTGACCACGGCGCAAGAGGTTGCCGAAGGCTTCCTCAAGATTGCCGTTGAAAACATGGCCAACGCCATCAAACAGATATCCGTGCAACGCGGCTATGACGTCACGGAATACACCCTGAATTGCTTCGGGGGTGCGGCCGGGCAGCATGCCTGCCTGGTTGCCGACTCGCTGGGTATGAAGCGGGTCTTCCTGCATCCTTTTGCAGGCGTCCTGTCGGCTTATGGCATGGGTCTGGCCGATATCAGGGCGATGCGTGAGCAGACGGTGGAAATACCGCTGACACCCGAAGCCCTGGAACCCCTCGGGAAGACCCTGGATGTCCTGGATGCAGCAGCTCGATCGGAAGTTGTCAATCAAGGCGTGCCCGACGCCAATATCGACGTGGTTCGTAAGATTCATCTTCGTTACGAGGGCACCGATACCCTGCTAATCGTCAACTTTGCCGGCCTGAACGCGATGATCGCCGAATTTGAGAAAGCTCACATGGGCCGATTCGGCTTTAACGCGCCTGACCGTGCCCACATTGTCGGCACCGTGTCGGCCGAAGCGATTGGCCTGATGGAGCGTGCCGAAGATAACACCATCGAGGCTGCACCCGATAACTCCGCAGCGGAAATACTGGACACCGTGTCTCTCTATTCCGGTGGCGAAACCCACCAGGCACCAGTCTATGATCGTGACGTCCTGAAATCGGGACAACAGGTAAACGGCCCTGCCATTATCATTGAAAGCACGGCGACCACCCTGGTCGAGCCAGGCTGGCAGGCAACCACGACGTCCATGGGCCACCTGGTATTGAAACGCGTCATCCCGCTGCCGAGCCGTGTCGCTATCGGCACGGACCATGGCGTGGCAGGTGACAGGGGCGCCGATCCGATACTTCTCGAAATCTTCAACAACCTGTTTATGTCCATTGCCGAACAGATGGGGGCGACACTTGCGAACACGGCTTATTCCGTCAACATCAAGGAACGGCTCGACTTCTCCTGTGCCATCTTTGACCGGGATGGCAACCTGGTAGCCAATGCACCCCATATGCCAGTGCACCTTGGCAGCATGGGCGAGAGCATCAAGACTGTCATTCGCGAACGCGCTGACACCATCAAACCCGGCGATGTATATGCCCTCAATGCGCCCTATAACGGTGGTACGCACTTGCCAGATGTAACGGTGATATCCCCCGTATTTGATGAGGCCGGGTCGGAGTTGTTGTTCTTCGTCGCCTCGCGAGGTCATCATGCCGATATCGGCGGCATTACGCCAGGGTCCATGCCCGCCAACAGCACAACGGTGGAAGAAGAGGGCATATTGATCGATAACTTCCTGCTGGTTGAGAAGGGAAGGTTACGCGAGCAAGCTCTTATCGAGTTGCTGGGCAGCGGTAAATACCCGGCTCGAAATCCGCATCAGAACGTGGCTGACATGTCAGCCCAGATTGCCGCCAACGAAAAAGGCGTGCAGGAACTTCGCAAGATGGTGGATCATTTCACACTGGGAACAGTCAATGCTTATATGCGCCATGTACAGGACAATGCGGAAGAATCCGTGCGCCGGGTGCTGGGTGTCCTCAAGAATGGCGCTTTCAGGTACGAGTTGGACCAGGGTCACCATATTCAGGTAGCAATAGCCATCGACGAGAAAAATCGAAAAGCGGTAATCGATTTCACCGGAACATCGGATCAGTTGAACAGCAATTTCAATGCACCGTCTGCCGTGTGCATAGCCGCAGTCCTGTATGTTTTTCGCACCCTGGTGGATGATGATATACCCCTGAACGCCGGTTGCCTGAAACCGCTTAAAATTATCATCCCCGATGGCTGCATGTTGAACCCGCGCTATCCGGCTGCCGTCGTTGCCGGAAATGTCGAAACCTCCCAGAGCGTCACCGAAACGCTCTACGGTGCGCTTGGCGTAATGGCCTCTGCCCAGGGAACCATGAACAACTTCACCTTCGGCAATGACGAGCATCAGTATTACGAAACCATTTGTGGAGGATCGGGTGCCGGCCCTGATTTCGATGGTACCGATGCGATCCATACGCATATGACGAATACCCGGCTTACCGATCCGGAAATTCTGGAATGGCGTCACCCGGTAATACTGGAAAGCTTCTCCATCCGAGCTGGATCGGGTGGCCAGGGTACCTACAGGGGTGGTTGCGGCGTCGTCCGCCGCGTTCGCTTCCTCGAGGCCATGACAGCTTCCATCTTGTCAGACCATCGCCGCGTACCACCTTTTGGCGTCAACGGCGGCAAGCCCGGGCAAGTGGGCCGTAACTGGGTAGCCAGGGTTAACGGTTCTATCGAGGAACTGGCTGGAGCTGATAGCACCGAAATGAAACCCGGCGACGTGTTCGTAATTGAAACTCCCGGCGGTGGTGGATTCGGTTAG
- a CDS encoding EamA family transporter yields MSPFIVGLVLLAALLHAGWNAMAKSGGTPQYSIASYRLVNAVWCLPLLFLFPLPLAASWPMLLASTLIHTAYYYTLSKSYGSGDLSQVYPLFRGLAPVLVVLGAALLASEYLPMGAMLGIGLVSAGLISIAFSGGVLGKIPGPALRWGLATSVLIAAYTVADGMGVRAAGNPFSYILWLFVFEPIPIGLWLLATDRSGWFGYMRAKPGKITAGALAAATAYAMVIYAMSVAPMAMVSSLRETSVIFAALIGTLMFREPFGRQRIIAAALVCLGVVLIKVLS; encoded by the coding sequence ATGTCGCCATTTATCGTCGGCCTGGTGCTGTTGGCCGCACTGCTGCATGCCGGCTGGAACGCGATGGCGAAGTCGGGCGGAACACCGCAGTATAGTATCGCTTCCTACCGACTGGTAAATGCAGTCTGGTGCCTGCCGTTACTGTTTCTGTTCCCGTTGCCGCTGGCCGCCAGCTGGCCTATGTTGCTGGCTTCGACGCTGATCCATACGGCCTACTATTACACCCTTTCGAAGTCTTATGGTAGCGGCGACCTGTCCCAGGTTTACCCGCTGTTTCGCGGTCTTGCCCCGGTGCTGGTGGTGCTCGGTGCAGCACTGCTGGCCAGCGAGTACTTGCCGATGGGGGCGATGCTCGGTATCGGGCTCGTCAGTGCAGGGCTTATCAGCATAGCGTTCAGCGGCGGCGTCCTCGGCAAGATTCCCGGCCCCGCTCTGCGTTGGGGCCTCGCAACCTCGGTGTTGATTGCGGCCTATACCGTTGCCGACGGTATGGGGGTGCGCGCTGCCGGCAATCCGTTCAGTTATATTCTTTGGTTATTTGTATTCGAACCGATTCCAATCGGACTGTGGTTGCTGGCAACGGACCGCAGCGGATGGTTCGGATACATGCGCGCCAAGCCGGGCAAAATTACTGCCGGTGCCCTTGCGGCGGCAACCGCCTACGCGATGGTCATCTACGCGATGAGCGTTGCACCGATGGCTATGGTTTCCTCGCTACGCGAAACCAGTGTAATATTTGCCGCCCTGATCGGTACCCTGATGTTCCGCGAACCCTTCGGACGTCAACGCATTATCGCCGCTGCGCTGGTATGCCTCGGCGTAGTACTGATCAAGGTCCTCAGCTAA
- a CDS encoding cyclic nucleotide-binding domain-containing protein, with protein MSKQSIEDYLSDHAFFSGMDDSYVKFLSDSATELQMKMGDVLFQYGKPADKFYLLREGQMSIQVPALMGPALDIQTLGNDQILGWSWLIPPYRWSFMARALEDSDLIEFDGSAILARCQEDPKFGYELFKRFAALMSERLDAARQKMMDQWNPPGFA; from the coding sequence ATGAGTAAACAATCAATCGAGGATTATTTATCCGATCATGCTTTCTTTTCCGGAATGGATGACAGCTATGTGAAGTTCCTGTCAGACTCCGCGACCGAGCTGCAGATGAAGATGGGTGATGTCCTGTTTCAATACGGAAAGCCTGCCGATAAATTCTATTTGTTGCGCGAGGGGCAAATGTCTATACAGGTGCCGGCTTTGATGGGACCGGCGCTTGACATACAAACTCTTGGCAATGATCAAATACTCGGCTGGTCCTGGCTTATACCACCCTACCGTTGGAGTTTTATGGCCCGCGCGTTGGAAGATTCCGATTTGATCGAGTTTGATGGCAGCGCAATATTGGCGCGATGCCAGGAAGATCCGAAATTCGGATATGAATTATTCAAGCGGTTCGCGGCGCTAATGTCCGAGCGGCTCGACGCCGCTCGCCAGAAGATGATGGACCAGTGGAATCCACCAGGATTCGCCTAG
- a CDS encoding D-glycerate dehydrogenase: MSKPKVIVTRRWHPEVEAVLVERFDTRLNDDDHPMSVAELQDALRSADAVLPTVCDKVTAEVLGADNIRARILGSNGVGFNHIDLEAAKATGLTVTNTPEVLTDCTADLVMTLLLAVARRAGEGERHLRNGEWTGWRPTHMMGTSVTGKTLGLIGMGRIARAVAARAAHGFNMKIIFHDPFPPPAEAIAGLNATECASPEEVFQQADFVSLHCPGGKETYHLIGADAFRAMQPGAFLINTARGDVVDEAALVTALENGEIAGAGLDVFEKEPAVTEGLLKLENVVLLPHLGSATRETRKAMGMRVVENIEAFFAGDTPRDKLV; this comes from the coding sequence ATGTCAAAACCTAAAGTAATCGTTACCCGTCGTTGGCACCCGGAAGTCGAGGCGGTGCTGGTGGAGCGGTTCGATACCCGGCTCAATGACGATGATCACCCGATGTCGGTTGCCGAGTTGCAGGATGCGCTGCGTAGTGCCGACGCGGTGTTACCGACCGTGTGTGACAAGGTTACCGCCGAGGTACTCGGTGCCGATAATATTCGTGCCAGGATTCTCGGTAGCAACGGTGTTGGTTTCAACCATATTGACCTGGAAGCGGCCAAAGCTACTGGCCTGACCGTTACTAACACCCCGGAAGTGCTTACCGATTGCACCGCAGACCTGGTAATGACCCTGTTACTGGCGGTGGCAAGACGGGCAGGCGAGGGCGAACGTCACCTGCGCAACGGCGAATGGACCGGTTGGCGCCCGACCCACATGATGGGTACCAGCGTTACCGGCAAAACCCTGGGTCTGATCGGTATGGGGCGTATTGCACGTGCGGTTGCGGCGCGTGCCGCGCATGGTTTCAATATGAAGATTATATTTCATGATCCGTTTCCGCCACCTGCCGAGGCCATCGCGGGCCTGAATGCGACCGAGTGCGCATCGCCCGAAGAAGTGTTTCAACAGGCCGATTTTGTTTCGCTGCATTGCCCCGGTGGCAAGGAAACCTATCACCTGATCGGCGCTGATGCGTTCAGGGCGATGCAGCCCGGTGCTTTCCTGATTAATACGGCTCGCGGCGATGTGGTCGACGAGGCTGCGCTGGTTACGGCGCTGGAGAATGGTGAAATTGCCGGTGCCGGTCTCGACGTATTCGAGAAAGAGCCCGCGGTAACCGAGGGATTGCTTAAGCTTGAGAATGTCGTGCTGTTACCGCATCTCGGCAGCGCCACCCGGGAAACCCGCAAGGCCATGGGGATGCGCGTGGTCGAAAATATTGAAGCCTTCTTCGCCGGTGACACCCCGCGCGACAAACTGGTTTAA
- a CDS encoding D-cysteine desulfhydrase family protein, translating into MSLTQDFPHVELSHKPTPLELLQNVSAEFGTNVWIKRDDCTGLAFGGNKSRQLEFYIGQALQQGADTLLTTGAVQSNHVRMTVAAARKMGLEVEVQLEHRVDREQPEYHQSGNPYLVKLMGAKIHYYPEGEDEAGADQALETRAVEIARQGGKAYVIPLSNVHTPYGALGYVDGAEELMQQLDEMHINPVGFIVPTGSASTHCGFLYGIRACGSQAPVYGVCVRRDAESQRQRVGTKLKAVSDTIGREIDIPESDILCDDSMLAPGYGLLNDATVEAIKFLARREGILLDPTYSGKAFAVLLQMLKRGEFKQDDHLVFLHTGGAASLFAYPELVESE; encoded by the coding sequence ATGTCGTTGACCCAAGATTTTCCGCACGTTGAACTCAGCCACAAGCCGACCCCGCTCGAGCTGTTGCAGAATGTCAGCGCCGAGTTCGGTACCAATGTCTGGATCAAGCGCGACGATTGCACCGGCCTCGCCTTTGGTGGCAACAAGAGTCGCCAGCTCGAATTCTATATCGGCCAGGCGTTGCAGCAGGGCGCCGATACGCTGCTGACGACCGGTGCGGTACAGTCCAACCATGTGCGCATGACGGTCGCCGCCGCACGCAAGATGGGTCTCGAGGTCGAGGTTCAGCTCGAACACCGCGTCGATCGCGAGCAACCGGAGTACCACCAGTCCGGCAATCCTTACCTGGTCAAGTTGATGGGTGCAAAGATCCACTATTACCCGGAAGGTGAAGACGAGGCGGGTGCCGACCAGGCGCTTGAGACGCGCGCCGTGGAAATTGCGCGGCAGGGCGGTAAGGCCTACGTCATTCCACTATCGAATGTGCACACGCCTTACGGCGCGCTCGGCTATGTCGATGGCGCCGAGGAGCTGATGCAACAGCTCGACGAAATGCATATCAATCCGGTCGGTTTCATTGTGCCGACCGGGTCCGCGTCCACTCATTGCGGCTTCCTGTACGGGATCAGGGCCTGTGGCAGCCAGGCACCGGTGTACGGCGTCTGCGTGCGCCGGGATGCCGAGAGCCAGCGACAGCGCGTCGGCACCAAGCTGAAAGCCGTGAGCGATACCATCGGCCGGGAGATTGATATTCCCGAAAGCGATATTCTCTGTGACGACAGCATGCTGGCACCGGGATACGGCTTGCTTAACGACGCAACGGTCGAAGCGATCAAGTTCCTGGCGCGGCGCGAGGGTATCTTGCTGGATCCAACCTACTCGGGGAAGGCCTTCGCGGTATTATTGCAGATGCTGAAACGGGGCGAGTTTAAGCAGGATGATCACTTGGTTTTTCTGCACACCGGTGGAGCCGCGTCGCTGTTTGCCTACCCCGAGCTGGTTGAAAGTGAGTGA
- a CDS encoding TRAP transporter permease, translated as MAEQKQAQSLQDEIVAAVDTGARAPIGWEAKFIATVTFTWALFQLYIASNLPFWLSDVTGFSLVVTNSNARLIHLAFGFFLAALAFPLFKKSSKTSIPWYDWILAITGVACCLYIVVLRNEIAVRAGLPTQGDLIASTVGMIILGITVYRALGLPLLIVASVFVSYVFFGNSESLPEAIQWKGASYGKAMWHFWMQNEGVFGVALGVSASLIFLFVLFGSILEKAGAGNYFIKIAFALLGHLRGGPAKAAVVASALSGLYSGSSIANVVTTGTFTIPLMKRTGFSPEKAGAVEVASSTNGQLTPPVMGAAAFLIAEFTGISYTDILKHALVPALVSYIALVYIVHLEALKLNLKGLPRLPSTKTFASKLIGFLGGFIGISILGIAVYYGLGWIKVAAPDYAFAIVAIGCTGAYLYLVWIASKQPDLKVDPPDAPILELPHAGTVAVTGLYFILPIVILIWCIIIERLSPALSALWATVAMIVVVLTQDALKAFFRGSGNYGAAFKVGLGHWIEGMIAGSRNMISIAVATGAAGIIVGTISLTGAHQVVGEFVEFLSGGSLILMLILVALMSLILGMGLPTTANYIVVSSLMAPVILVLGAKSGLIVPLIAVHLFVFYFGILADDTPPVGLAAFAAAAISGGDPIKTGIQGFAYDIRTALLPFLFIFNTELLLINVGVVKAFFVFGVAVVAMMLFASATQGYMFTRNRKWESALLLLIAFTLFRPGYWLDRVSPPYDIYNPDVVYEVVDEVGPDGLLMIIVSGPDFDTGEIASTTVLVNLGQPADAIERLRKAGLTVTVADGRAIIEEPFPGTPYFESIGKSFDYYGDEPVQIAEIRQPADRIAKEVFYIPAVLLLAFIMFLQKRRARDEQVAEVGAPA; from the coding sequence ATGGCGGAGCAAAAACAAGCCCAGAGTTTGCAGGACGAAATTGTCGCTGCGGTCGATACCGGTGCTCGGGCGCCCATTGGATGGGAGGCAAAATTCATTGCAACCGTCACCTTCACCTGGGCGCTGTTTCAGCTTTATATTGCCTCGAACCTGCCGTTCTGGCTCAGTGACGTCACCGGCTTTAGCCTGGTTGTAACCAACTCCAATGCGCGCCTGATTCACCTTGCCTTCGGTTTTTTCCTGGCAGCGCTCGCATTTCCGCTGTTTAAAAAGAGCTCGAAAACGTCGATCCCCTGGTACGACTGGATTCTGGCAATTACCGGCGTCGCCTGCTGTCTTTATATCGTCGTGTTACGCAATGAAATCGCGGTACGTGCCGGCCTGCCGACGCAAGGCGACCTGATCGCGTCAACCGTGGGCATGATTATCCTCGGTATTACCGTTTACCGGGCGCTGGGCCTGCCGCTGCTGATCGTTGCGAGCGTATTCGTCAGCTACGTGTTTTTCGGCAATTCCGAGTCGCTGCCCGAAGCGATCCAGTGGAAAGGGGCCTCCTACGGCAAGGCCATGTGGCACTTCTGGATGCAGAACGAGGGCGTGTTCGGCGTTGCGCTCGGCGTTTCGGCTTCATTAATATTTTTATTCGTGTTGTTCGGCTCGATCCTGGAAAAAGCCGGCGCCGGTAATTACTTTATCAAGATCGCGTTCGCGCTGCTGGGCCACCTGCGCGGTGGGCCGGCCAAGGCCGCGGTCGTCGCGTCTGCGCTCAGTGGTTTGTATTCGGGATCCTCGATCGCAAACGTGGTCACCACCGGAACCTTCACCATCCCGTTGATGAAACGCACCGGGTTCAGCCCCGAAAAGGCGGGTGCGGTAGAGGTTGCATCGTCGACCAACGGGCAGCTTACGCCGCCAGTCATGGGGGCCGCCGCGTTTCTGATCGCCGAATTCACTGGCATCAGCTATACCGACATACTCAAGCACGCGCTGGTGCCGGCACTGGTGTCCTACATCGCGCTGGTTTACATCGTGCATCTCGAAGCGCTCAAGTTGAATTTAAAGGGATTGCCCAGGCTGCCGTCGACGAAGACGTTTGCCAGCAAACTCATCGGATTTCTCGGGGGCTTTATTGGCATCAGCATCCTCGGAATTGCGGTGTACTACGGTCTCGGCTGGATCAAGGTCGCGGCCCCCGACTACGCCTTTGCGATCGTCGCCATCGGCTGTACTGGTGCCTACCTCTACCTGGTCTGGATTGCTTCGAAGCAGCCTGATTTGAAGGTCGATCCGCCCGATGCGCCGATTCTCGAGCTCCCCCATGCGGGTACCGTCGCGGTTACCGGCCTTTACTTTATCCTGCCGATCGTAATCCTGATCTGGTGCATTATCATTGAGCGCCTGTCACCGGCGCTGTCCGCACTCTGGGCTACGGTAGCCATGATCGTGGTCGTGCTGACGCAGGATGCCCTCAAGGCTTTCTTTCGTGGCAGCGGTAACTATGGCGCAGCATTCAAGGTCGGCCTGGGTCACTGGATTGAAGGCATGATCGCCGGTTCCAGGAACATGATCAGTATCGCGGTCGCCACTGGCGCCGCCGGCATAATCGTCGGCACCATTTCGCTAACCGGTGCGCACCAGGTGGTTGGAGAGTTCGTCGAATTCCTGTCGGGTGGTAGCCTGATCCTCATGCTGATCCTGGTGGCGCTGATGAGCCTGATTCTCGGCATGGGCTTGCCGACCACGGCTAACTATATCGTGGTGTCATCGCTGATGGCACCGGTTATCCTGGTGCTCGGTGCCAAGAGCGGGCTGATCGTGCCGCTGATCGCGGTGCACCTGTTCGTGTTTTATTTCGGCATCCTGGCGGATGACACGCCGCCGGTCGGGCTTGCGGCATTTGCCGCGGCGGCGATCTCCGGGGGTGACCCGATCAAGACCGGTATCCAGGGATTTGCCTACGACATTCGAACCGCGCTGTTACCGTTCCTGTTTATCTTCAATACCGAACTGTTGTTAATCAATGTCGGGGTGGTGAAGGCCTTTTTCGTGTTCGGGGTCGCGGTGGTGGCGATGATGCTGTTTGCATCCGCCACCCAGGGCTACATGTTTACCCGCAACCGCAAATGGGAATCGGCACTATTGCTATTAATCGCGTTTACGCTGTTCCGACCGGGTTACTGGCTGGACAGGGTTTCACCGCCTTACGATATCTATAATCCCGATGTCGTCTACGAGGTTGTCGATGAGGTGGGACCGGATGGCTTGCTTATGATTATTGTAAGCGGTCCGGATTTCGATACCGGCGAGATCGCATCTACAACGGTGCTGGTTAACCTGGGACAGCCGGCCGATGCGATCGAAAGATTACGCAAGGCTGGATTGACGGTTACCGTCGCGGATGGACGCGCAATCATCGAAGAGCCTTTCCCCGGTACGCCATACTTCGAGAGTATCGGTAAGTCTTTTGATTACTACGGTGACGAACCCGTGCAAATTGCCGAGATCCGCCAGCCCGCCGATCGTATCGCGAAGGAAGTGTTTTACATTCCCGCGGTATTGCTACTGGCATTTATCATGTTTCTGCAAAAGCGTCGTGCTCGTGATGAACAGGTTGCGGAGGTCGGGGCGCCAGCCTGA